The Cynocephalus volans isolate mCynVol1 chromosome 2, mCynVol1.pri, whole genome shotgun sequence genome window below encodes:
- the MYOT gene encoding myotilin isoform X2, with protein MARRLLGPQNAAAVFQAQNDSDAQDSPQHNSEHARLQVPASQVRSRSSSRGDVNDQDAIQEKFYPPRFLQVPENMSIEEGRFCRMDFKVSGLPAPDVSWYLNGRPVQSDDLHKMIVSEKGFHSLIFEVVRTSDAGAYACVAKNRAGEATFTVQLDVLAKEHKRAPMFIYKPQSKKVFEGDSVKLECQISAIPPPKLFWKRNNEMVQFNTDRISLYHDNAGRVTLLIKDVNKKDAGWYTVSAVNEAGVTTCNTRLDVTAHQKQTLPAPKQLRVRPTFSKYLALNGRGLNVKQAFNPEGEFQRLAAQSGLYESDEL; from the exons ATGGCTCGAAGATTGCTAGGACCACAGAATGCAGCTGCTGTGTTTCAAGCTCAAAATGACAGTGATGCACAAGATTCACCACAG CACAACTCAGAACATGCACGACTACAAGTTCCTGCATCACAAGTaag aagTAGATCATCCTCAAGGGGAGATGTGAATGATCAGGATGCAATCCAGGAGAAATTTTACCCACCACGTTTCCTTCAAGTGCCAGAGAACATGTCAATTGAAGAAGGAAGATTCTGCAGAATGGACTTCAAA GTGAGTGGACTGCCAGCTCCTGATGTGTCATGGTATCTAAACGGAAGACCAGTTCAATCAGATGATTTGCACAAAATGATAGTGTCTGAGAAGGGTTTTCATTCACTCATCTTTGAAGTGGTCAGAACTTCAGATGCAGGGGCTTATGCATGTGTTGCCAAGAATAGAGCAGGAGAAGCCACCTTTACTGTGCAGCTGGATGTCCTTG CAAAAGAACATAAAAGAGCACCCATGTTTATCTACAAACCACAGAGCAAAAAGGTTTTTGAGGGCGACTCGGTGAAACTAGAATGCCAGATCTCGGCTATACCGCCACCAAAGCTTTTctggaaaagaaataatgaaatggtACAATTCAACACTGACCGAATAAG cttaTATCACGATAATGCTGGAAGAGTTACTTTATTGATAAAAGATGTAAACAAGAAAGATGCTGGGTGGTACACTGTGTCTGCAGTTAATGAAGCCGGAGTGACCACATGTAACACAAGATTAGATGTTACAG CCCATCAAAAGCAAACTCTTCCAGCTCCCAAGCAGTTACGTGTTCGACCAACTTTCAGCAAATACTTAGCACTTAACGGGAGAGGTTTGAATGTGAAACAAGCTTTTAACCCAGAAGGAGAGTTTCAGCGTCTGGCAGCTCAATCTGGACTCTATGAAAGTGATGAACTTTAA